gggcagcagctgcaacgagccctgcgtcaggcagtgccaggactccaacgtcgtcatccagccctctcccgtggtggtgactctgcccggacccatcctcagctccttcccgcagagcaccgccgtcggatcctccacctccgctgccgttggcagcatcctcagctctgagggtgTGCCCATCTCCTCTGGA
This DNA window, taken from Meleagris gallopavo isolate NT-WF06-2002-E0010 breed Aviagen turkey brand Nicholas breeding stock unplaced genomic scaffold, Turkey_5.1 ChrUn_random_7180001966711, whole genome shotgun sequence, encodes the following:
- the LOC109365212 gene encoding feather keratin 1-like; this translates as MSCYNQCVPRLPCQPCGPTPLGSSCNEPCVRQCQDSNVVIQPSPVVVTLPGPILSSFPQSTAVGSSTSAAVGSILSSEGVPISSGGFGLSGFGSRICGRRCSLLSCW